A window from Mixophyes fleayi isolate aMixFle1 chromosome 12, aMixFle1.hap1, whole genome shotgun sequence encodes these proteins:
- the LOC142109019 gene encoding uncharacterized protein LOC142109019 isoform X2 — MEECKTGSGDAVDAKQITIGEMEEITKPDEATVCFSVEELHSLEDRQRERNKNLEMKIHQRPNLVGYLYVKPETVPKVRRGEELCVSSNLYTHRRKRHLHSSGVSLSKEDGCLSSHQTAGEGQISHDLHSEAYRPPPRRRRKQGRYTSSSPEESMSSERVSPENTEDKPSNEEQIDLTETLESQSKVYTCSECGDCLNEQSLFCIHQRTHPEERNSIIKHDQSFISTRHQGVQTGEPVGTLLRHRRHNITFSTDTITEKRIQAEPKSYMCKECGKSFTQNASLIVHKRTHTGEKPHTCKVCLKSFISGSYLVMHQRVHTGERPYVCSDCGKRFISSSNLIIHQRVHTGEKPYLCTECGKCFGHSSHLVRHQKVHTGERPFTCAECGKSFSRSSHLVRHQTIHMRTPANRIL, encoded by the exons GAAATCACAAAACCTGATGAGGCAACTGTCTGTTTCTCTGTGGAAGAATTGCATTCTTTAGAAGATCGGCAAAGAGAACGTAATAAGAATCTAGAGATGAAAATTCACCAGCGCCCAAACTTAGTGG GTTACCTGTATGTGAAGCCAGAGACTGTACCCAAGGTTCGTCGAGGAGAAGAGCTGTGTGTGAGCAGTAACTTATACACACACAGGAGAAAAAGACATCTACACTCCTCGG GTGTCTCTTTAAGTAAAGAGGATGGGTGCCTCTCTTCCCACCAGACAGCTGGAGAAGGACAGATTTCACATGATCTTCATTCAGAAGCCTATAGACCTCCACCAAGGCGGCGCAGGAAACAGGGAAGGTATACAAGTAGCTCACCTGAAGAGTCCATGTCCAGTGAAAGAGTGAGTCCAGAAAATACAGAAGATAAACCTTCCAACGAGGAGCAGATTGATTTGACAGAGACTCTAGAGAGTCAGAGTAAAGTATACACATGCAGCGAATGTGGAGACTGCCTTAATGAGCAGTCACTTTTTTGTATACATCAAAgaacccatcctgaagaaagaaACTCTATTATAAAACACGATCAAAGCTTTATTTCCACTAGACATCAAGGAGTCCAAACAGGGGAACCTGTTGGCACCTTGCTCAGACATAGAAGGCATAACATAACATTTAGCACAGACACAATCACAGAAAAAAGGATTCAGGCTGAACCTAAATCATATATGTGTAAAGAGTGTGGCAAGAGCTTTACTCAGAATGCTAGTCTTATTGTACATAAAAGGACACATACAGGAGAAAAGCCTCATACCTGTAAAGTGTGCCTGAAAAGCTTTATTAGCGGCTCATACCTGGTCATGCATCAAAGAGTCCACACAGGAGAGAGGCCATATGTCTGCAGCGACTGTGGCAAAAGATTTATTAGTAGCTCAAATCTTATCATACACCAGAGAGTTCACACTGGGGAGAAGCCATATCTCTGCACagaatgtgggaagtgttttggCCACAGCTCACATTTAGTGAGGCACCAAAAGGTCCACACAGGCGAGAGACCTTTCACTTGCGCAGAATGTGGGAAATCTTTCTCTCGAAGTTCACATTTGGTTAGACATCAGACCATTCACATGAGAACTCCAGCAAACCGAATTTTGTGA
- the LOC142109019 gene encoding uncharacterized protein LOC142109019 isoform X3, with protein sequence MKIHQRPNLVGYLYVKPETVPKVRRGEELCVSSNLYTHRRKRHLHSSGVSLSKEDGCLSSHQTAGEGQISHDLHSEAYRPPPRRRRKQGRYTSSSPEESMSSERVSPENTEDKPSNEEQIDLTETLESQSKVYTCSECGDCLNEQSLFCIHQRTHPEERNSIIKHDQSFISTRHQGVQTGEPVGTLLRHRRHNITFSTDTITEKRIQAEPKSYMCKECGKSFTQNASLIVHKRTHTGEKPHTCKVCLKSFISGSYLVMHQRVHTGERPYVCSDCGKRFISSSNLIIHQRVHTGEKPYLCTECGKCFGHSSHLVRHQKVHTGERPFTCAECGKSFSRSSHLVRHQTIHMRTPANRIL encoded by the exons ATGAAAATTCACCAGCGCCCAAACTTAGTGG GTTACCTGTATGTGAAGCCAGAGACTGTACCCAAGGTTCGTCGAGGAGAAGAGCTGTGTGTGAGCAGTAACTTATACACACACAGGAGAAAAAGACATCTACACTCCTCGG GTGTCTCTTTAAGTAAAGAGGATGGGTGCCTCTCTTCCCACCAGACAGCTGGAGAAGGACAGATTTCACATGATCTTCATTCAGAAGCCTATAGACCTCCACCAAGGCGGCGCAGGAAACAGGGAAGGTATACAAGTAGCTCACCTGAAGAGTCCATGTCCAGTGAAAGAGTGAGTCCAGAAAATACAGAAGATAAACCTTCCAACGAGGAGCAGATTGATTTGACAGAGACTCTAGAGAGTCAGAGTAAAGTATACACATGCAGCGAATGTGGAGACTGCCTTAATGAGCAGTCACTTTTTTGTATACATCAAAgaacccatcctgaagaaagaaACTCTATTATAAAACACGATCAAAGCTTTATTTCCACTAGACATCAAGGAGTCCAAACAGGGGAACCTGTTGGCACCTTGCTCAGACATAGAAGGCATAACATAACATTTAGCACAGACACAATCACAGAAAAAAGGATTCAGGCTGAACCTAAATCATATATGTGTAAAGAGTGTGGCAAGAGCTTTACTCAGAATGCTAGTCTTATTGTACATAAAAGGACACATACAGGAGAAAAGCCTCATACCTGTAAAGTGTGCCTGAAAAGCTTTATTAGCGGCTCATACCTGGTCATGCATCAAAGAGTCCACACAGGAGAGAGGCCATATGTCTGCAGCGACTGTGGCAAAAGATTTATTAGTAGCTCAAATCTTATCATACACCAGAGAGTTCACACTGGGGAGAAGCCATATCTCTGCACagaatgtgggaagtgttttggCCACAGCTCACATTTAGTGAGGCACCAAAAGGTCCACACAGGCGAGAGACCTTTCACTTGCGCAGAATGTGGGAAATCTTTCTCTCGAAGTTCACATTTGGTTAGACATCAGACCATTCACATGAGAACTCCAGCAAACCGAATTTTGTGA
- the LOC142109019 gene encoding uncharacterized protein LOC142109019 isoform X1, with product MEECKTGSGDAVDAKQITIGEMELHYGIIYMMLSTFQEITKPDEATVCFSVEELHSLEDRQRERNKNLEMKIHQRPNLVGYLYVKPETVPKVRRGEELCVSSNLYTHRRKRHLHSSGVSLSKEDGCLSSHQTAGEGQISHDLHSEAYRPPPRRRRKQGRYTSSSPEESMSSERVSPENTEDKPSNEEQIDLTETLESQSKVYTCSECGDCLNEQSLFCIHQRTHPEERNSIIKHDQSFISTRHQGVQTGEPVGTLLRHRRHNITFSTDTITEKRIQAEPKSYMCKECGKSFTQNASLIVHKRTHTGEKPHTCKVCLKSFISGSYLVMHQRVHTGERPYVCSDCGKRFISSSNLIIHQRVHTGEKPYLCTECGKCFGHSSHLVRHQKVHTGERPFTCAECGKSFSRSSHLVRHQTIHMRTPANRIL from the exons cTACACTATGGCATTATATATATGATGTTATCCACTTTTCAGGAAATCACAAAACCTGATGAGGCAACTGTCTGTTTCTCTGTGGAAGAATTGCATTCTTTAGAAGATCGGCAAAGAGAACGTAATAAGAATCTAGAGATGAAAATTCACCAGCGCCCAAACTTAGTGG GTTACCTGTATGTGAAGCCAGAGACTGTACCCAAGGTTCGTCGAGGAGAAGAGCTGTGTGTGAGCAGTAACTTATACACACACAGGAGAAAAAGACATCTACACTCCTCGG GTGTCTCTTTAAGTAAAGAGGATGGGTGCCTCTCTTCCCACCAGACAGCTGGAGAAGGACAGATTTCACATGATCTTCATTCAGAAGCCTATAGACCTCCACCAAGGCGGCGCAGGAAACAGGGAAGGTATACAAGTAGCTCACCTGAAGAGTCCATGTCCAGTGAAAGAGTGAGTCCAGAAAATACAGAAGATAAACCTTCCAACGAGGAGCAGATTGATTTGACAGAGACTCTAGAGAGTCAGAGTAAAGTATACACATGCAGCGAATGTGGAGACTGCCTTAATGAGCAGTCACTTTTTTGTATACATCAAAgaacccatcctgaagaaagaaACTCTATTATAAAACACGATCAAAGCTTTATTTCCACTAGACATCAAGGAGTCCAAACAGGGGAACCTGTTGGCACCTTGCTCAGACATAGAAGGCATAACATAACATTTAGCACAGACACAATCACAGAAAAAAGGATTCAGGCTGAACCTAAATCATATATGTGTAAAGAGTGTGGCAAGAGCTTTACTCAGAATGCTAGTCTTATTGTACATAAAAGGACACATACAGGAGAAAAGCCTCATACCTGTAAAGTGTGCCTGAAAAGCTTTATTAGCGGCTCATACCTGGTCATGCATCAAAGAGTCCACACAGGAGAGAGGCCATATGTCTGCAGCGACTGTGGCAAAAGATTTATTAGTAGCTCAAATCTTATCATACACCAGAGAGTTCACACTGGGGAGAAGCCATATCTCTGCACagaatgtgggaagtgttttggCCACAGCTCACATTTAGTGAGGCACCAAAAGGTCCACACAGGCGAGAGACCTTTCACTTGCGCAGAATGTGGGAAATCTTTCTCTCGAAGTTCACATTTGGTTAGACATCAGACCATTCACATGAGAACTCCAGCAAACCGAATTTTGTGA